GATCGCCTTCCCACTGGGGTTGCCATTTGAGCGAAAAACTTTTGATTTGCCCAGGATCATTGGGGGGATAATAATTGATATCCGTTTGCCTGAGTTCGGGTTGAACATCGGGGTCCCAGCGAGCTTGGAAACGCAGTTGATCATGATCAAAGCGTATATATTCAAAGCCCAAATTTCCGCTGCTGATATTGGTGGCAGGTTTGGGTGGGGGGAGGTGGGATATATCTAATTTTGCCAAATCACGCAGACGATCCCGGCTGGAATCCAGATCTTTTTCTGTGGCATTTGTATCAAAGTTTTGAGGCTGATCCTGCTCGCCAAAGAGTCTGTCTAGAAAGCCCAAGCGTGAGCCTTCGCGTCCACCTGTGTTTTCTCCAGGTGATCCTGAGGCAGGGGAAGAATTGGGTGAAGGGTTTCCAGAAGCGTTTTCAGAACCTGTGGTATTTTCAGGCAAGCGCATCATATCATTGGCTTTTTTCTCAAAACCTTCGCCATCGGTCAGGAATTTTTCGTAATCTTCCCAGGATTTAAAGCCCGGCGGCAATTCTTCGGGCATCTCAAGATCTTGGTCGGCAAAGTATTTTTGTACTGCCTGTTTTCTTTGGGCTTCTCCCTCAGGCAAGTTTGCAGTGGGAGAAGGTATTGGCGTCGGGCTGGCCTCAGGCGAAGGAGAGGGTTTGCTCAGTTCGCTGGCTGAAGGGCTGGGCGTCGGCATGGGGGTGGGGCTGGGTTTGGCCAAAGCAGGACTGGGTTTTGCGCTGGGGGTGGGCGTTGGCTTTGGTTTTTTTGCGATCAAGTCTTCACCCTTTTGTGTGGGGGGAGCGGGCTCTGTCTTTTGAGGTTCTGTTTCGGGAGGGGGAGGCGATTGGGGGGGCAAGTTGACCGTTTCAACCTGGATGGGATCTTGAGCTTCCATGGTTTTTGCTGAGATTTTATGAAATTTCATGCTCCCAGCAAAACTGACAAGAACGACTCCATGAACCAAAAATGAAAGAATGCAAAAAAGCAAAAAAAGCAACTTCTCCCGTCGACCTTCTGCTCTTTGACGCTTAATGCGAATTGGAACAGAAGGCTTGGGAGAAAAGCTCTTTTTGCCGAAAAGACGACCGAAAAACCTGCGTAAAATAGCCGGTCTCCGGTGAATCTATCTTTTTTCCCGGATACGTGCAGATTTTCCGCTACGACTCCGGAAGTAGTAGATGCGAGCACGACGCACAGCGCCTTTACGTTTCAGCACGAACTTGGCGACGCGGGGAGAATGAATCAGAAAAGTACGTTCAACGCCGATTCCCTGAAACATTTTGCGCACGGTAACAGTCTGGCTGATGCCGCTGCCCTGGAGTTTAATAACGACACCTTCGAAAACCTGAACGCGTTCTTTTCCGCCTTCAACGATTTTGGCATGAACGGCAACAGTGTCGCCGGAACTCATGGTAGGTACATCGTCTTTCAACTGGGACTGGGTAATTTCTCTCATCAGTTGTTGTGACATGTCTGAAATCCTTATCCTTCCTGGGCCACAGCTTGAGAATAAACGCTGATTTTGCGATCTCTCAAACCACGACGTTCGAATTTTACAACCCCATCAATCAGGGAGTAAATGGTAAAATCGCGGCCAATACCCACATTGTTGCCAGTATGGAAATGGGTTCCACGTTGACGTACAATGATGCTACCAGCGGTGACTTTTTCACCATCATAGCGCTTCACGCCCAGGTATTTGGGGTTACTGTCGCGCCCGTTTTTGGAACTGCCTACACCTTTTTTATGAGCCATGGTTCAGTTTCTCCTTTAACCTAAGCGAATTTCTTCGATCAGCACGCGGGTATACTTTTGACGGTGACCCACTTTGCGCTGATAGCCTTTTTTGGCACGGTACTTGAAGGAAACCACTTTTTTAGCTTTGACTTCCTCTTTGAGGATTTTACCAGTGACAGTGGCTGTTTCCACGTGGGGAGCGCCTACCACTGTTTTTTCACCATCAACAACCATCAGAGCAGGGAAGTTGACAGTATTGCCTTCGGTGCTATGAAGCAACTCAACTTCGAGCCAACGGCCCTGTTCAGCTTTATATTGCTTTCCACCGGTTTCAATAATTGCGTACATGATTGACCACCTAAAACGACTGCGAAAATAGTGTTCAGAATAAATATCAGATCTGACAGAGATGCAAAGCTTTGAGGGGGCTCTTCATCGGGCCGGATCCGACCG
The sequence above is drawn from the bacterium (Candidatus Blackallbacteria) CG13_big_fil_rev_8_21_14_2_50_49_14 genome and encodes:
- the rplU gene encoding 50S ribosomal protein L21; the encoded protein is MYAIIETGGKQYKAEQGRWLEVELLHSTEGNTVNFPALMVVDGEKTVVGAPHVETATVTGKILKEEVKAKKVVSFKYRAKKGYQRKVGHRQKYTRVLIEEIRLG
- a CDS encoding 50S ribosomal protein L19; protein product: MSQQLMREITQSQLKDDVPTMSSGDTVAVHAKIVEGGKERVQVFEGVVIKLQGSGISQTVTVRKMFQGIGVERTFLIHSPRVAKFVLKRKGAVRRARIYYFRSRSGKSARIREKR
- a CDS encoding 50S ribosomal protein L27, which encodes MAHKKGVGSSKNGRDSNPKYLGVKRYDGEKVTAGSIIVRQRGTHFHTGNNVGIGRDFTIYSLIDGVVKFERRGLRDRKISVYSQAVAQEG